The proteins below come from a single Roseiflexus sp. RS-1 genomic window:
- a CDS encoding clostripain-related cysteine peptidase — protein MPAYLVAVSGAQAGKQFPLTDAPCSFGRNPDNAIVVASARASRRHAEIRREGGDFILYDLGSANGTLVNGQRIAAPHRLRSGDLIEIGDETFRFEQPQPAVDATLIASPGPISAPPTAPATPPQPAQGFRLPPSQPPSAPPPSQTPPAPPPYQPPPAQPQGFQVPPAPPSYQPPPAQPQGFQVPPATPSYQPPPAQPPSAAPPARKGGMPRWLIPVALILVVLAVACVGSAVVVTRGIDGLIQNTTPQSGATTSVPSSPTPQNTGGSTPVPPPVTPVAQPTGDRAAWTVLVYLDGDNNLESDAVIDFNEMELVGSTDQVRIVVQFDRIGAAAPWDDTSNGDWETTKRFLVERDDDPDTIRSREVEDLGELNMGDPQTLVDFAVWGMQTYPAERYALILWDHGASWAGIAFDDTDGKDGINMPELDAALRTIQQQTGQRIDLIGFDACLMAQIDVALVVAPYADVFVASAELEPNTGWAWDLLLRRLVENPQQDAATFGAGIVESYREFYERRDDPTVTLSAFDLTRANDLRQKLNALSDAMLKGMGDSYTAIAEARSFVDVYSQPAPEEFSAVDLGHFARLVVDRGARPAVADPARALFEAIDQARIAEWNGGFHANSTGLSIFFPQYAQLYPPIYGQGSPLPQQTSWGDFLNAFHTANTGLRSAAEISSLSVSNTTVNIDNPITVEGVVTGDNIAYVFFFAGIPNNDRSGVLLTSIDFLYPPGSVPGSSIPPWTGGSTRLRVNYSGAQWGLTNGRDTIPVLLGPAKYGTALYGVEGIYTVQRTRERIAAALVFTVESGAPELITIYGFPKNQKQEAQPFEIVPTPGDTFTAVIRTYTVKGDRLEPGFVEGDTLTIGNQPLAVQRIPLPAGAYVAGFLVRDIAGRFSYQYADINVSAAGSGVNVPSPVQTSPGTQSGYQLYNNPQLGFSIEYPTDWATLDTGNDHIYFYDPAANGNVFVSVDVYQTGLPVNEANQRLLEFFLDSLQTQQNFQQAPGDPLRLGGEVGPSARYQYTDQNGVTFSGIVIAVTSPRTGLSYLVSVQAPSADFSRYADTLAAIVDSMKIK, from the coding sequence ATGCCAGCATACCTTGTTGCGGTCAGCGGCGCGCAAGCCGGGAAGCAGTTTCCGCTCACCGACGCTCCATGTTCGTTTGGACGCAACCCGGATAACGCGATTGTGGTTGCCAGTGCACGCGCATCGCGTCGCCATGCCGAGATCCGCCGCGAAGGGGGAGACTTTATTCTCTACGATCTGGGGAGCGCAAACGGCACGCTGGTCAATGGTCAACGCATCGCCGCACCGCACCGGCTCCGCAGTGGCGACCTGATCGAGATCGGCGATGAGACCTTTCGCTTTGAGCAACCGCAACCTGCGGTCGATGCAACGCTTATCGCGTCACCCGGTCCCATCTCTGCTCCACCAACCGCACCGGCAACACCACCGCAACCGGCGCAGGGATTTCGGTTGCCCCCATCGCAACCGCCCTCCGCACCACCTCCTTCCCAGACGCCGCCTGCGCCGCCACCGTACCAGCCACCCCCCGCGCAACCGCAGGGGTTTCAGGTTCCGCCCGCACCACCGTCGTACCAGCCCCCCCCCGCGCAACCGCAGGGATTTCAGGTTCCACCCGCAACCCCGTCGTACCAGCCCCCCCCCGCGCAACCTCCATCGGCAGCGCCGCCTGCGCGCAAAGGAGGCATGCCACGATGGCTCATTCCGGTAGCGCTCATTCTCGTTGTGCTGGCAGTGGCGTGCGTCGGCAGCGCCGTCGTTGTGACGCGCGGGATCGATGGGTTGATCCAGAACACAACGCCGCAGAGCGGTGCGACGACCAGCGTTCCATCCTCGCCTACCCCGCAAAACACAGGTGGAAGCACCCCCGTGCCGCCACCCGTAACTCCGGTTGCACAGCCGACCGGCGACAGAGCCGCCTGGACCGTGCTCGTCTACCTGGATGGCGACAACAATCTGGAGAGTGACGCCGTCATCGATTTCAACGAAATGGAACTCGTCGGCTCGACCGATCAGGTCAGGATCGTCGTGCAGTTCGACCGCATCGGCGCAGCCGCCCCCTGGGACGATACGTCCAACGGCGACTGGGAGACAACCAAGCGTTTCCTGGTCGAGCGTGATGACGACCCGGATACTATTCGCTCACGCGAAGTGGAGGACCTGGGTGAGTTGAATATGGGCGATCCGCAGACCCTGGTCGACTTTGCAGTCTGGGGGATGCAAACCTATCCCGCCGAGCGCTATGCGCTCATTCTGTGGGATCATGGCGCATCGTGGGCAGGGATCGCGTTCGATGACACCGACGGCAAGGATGGGATCAATATGCCAGAACTCGACGCGGCGTTGCGCACCATTCAGCAGCAGACGGGGCAGCGGATCGACCTGATCGGCTTTGATGCCTGCCTGATGGCGCAGATCGATGTTGCGCTGGTTGTGGCGCCGTATGCCGATGTGTTTGTGGCATCCGCCGAACTCGAACCCAACACCGGTTGGGCATGGGACCTTCTGCTGCGCCGTCTGGTCGAAAATCCGCAGCAGGACGCGGCAACGTTCGGCGCGGGAATTGTGGAATCCTACCGTGAGTTCTATGAGAGGCGCGACGATCCGACCGTGACGCTCTCGGCGTTCGACCTGACCCGCGCCAACGACCTGCGTCAGAAGTTGAACGCTCTCTCGGATGCCATGCTGAAAGGAATGGGCGATTCGTACACTGCGATTGCCGAGGCGCGATCATTCGTCGATGTGTACAGTCAGCCTGCGCCTGAAGAGTTCAGCGCCGTCGATCTGGGACATTTCGCCCGTCTGGTTGTTGATCGCGGAGCGCGTCCAGCGGTGGCGGATCCGGCGCGCGCGTTGTTTGAGGCAATCGATCAGGCGCGTATCGCTGAGTGGAATGGCGGATTCCACGCCAACTCGACCGGATTGTCGATCTTCTTCCCGCAGTATGCCCAGCTCTATCCGCCAATCTACGGGCAGGGATCGCCGTTGCCACAACAGACGTCGTGGGGCGATTTCCTGAACGCATTCCACACTGCCAACACCGGTCTGCGAAGCGCTGCCGAGATCAGTTCGCTCTCTGTGTCGAACACGACCGTCAACATTGACAACCCGATCACCGTTGAGGGGGTTGTGACCGGCGACAACATTGCCTACGTGTTCTTCTTTGCAGGCATTCCCAACAATGATCGGAGCGGTGTGTTGTTGACCAGCATCGACTTCCTGTACCCGCCGGGAAGTGTGCCGGGCAGCAGTATTCCCCCCTGGACGGGCGGCAGCACGCGCCTCAGGGTCAACTACAGCGGCGCACAGTGGGGGTTGACCAATGGACGGGACACTATCCCGGTGCTGTTGGGACCGGCGAAGTATGGCACTGCGCTCTATGGCGTCGAAGGGATCTATACCGTTCAACGCACGAGGGAGCGGATCGCCGCAGCGCTGGTGTTTACCGTTGAAAGCGGAGCGCCAGAGTTGATCACTATTTACGGGTTCCCGAAGAATCAGAAACAGGAAGCGCAACCGTTCGAGATTGTGCCGACGCCGGGTGATACGTTTACCGCAGTGATCCGCACATATACGGTGAAGGGTGATCGTCTGGAACCGGGATTTGTCGAAGGAGACACCCTGACGATCGGCAACCAACCGCTCGCCGTGCAGCGCATTCCGTTACCGGCTGGCGCGTATGTTGCCGGTTTTCTGGTGCGTGATATTGCCGGACGCTTCAGTTATCAGTATGCGGATATTAATGTCAGCGCCGCCGGTTCTGGCGTCAACGTGCCATCGCCGGTGCAGACGTCGCCTGGAACCCAGTCCGGGTATCAGTTGTACAACAATCCGCAACTCGGCTTCTCAATCGAATATCCGACAGACTGGGCGACACTCGACACCGGCAATGATCATATCTACTTCTACGATCCGGCGGCAAACGGCAACGTCTTCGTCAGCGTCGATGTCTATCAGACGGGTCTGCCGGTTAACGAAGCCAACCAGCGATTGCTGGAGTTCTTCCTGGATTCGCTCCAGACCCAGCAGAACTTCCAGCAGGCGCCCGGCGATCCGCTGCGGCTTGGCGGCGAGGTCGGACCGTCGGCGCGCTACCAGTACACCGATCAGAACGGCGTGACCTTCAGCGGGATCGTCATCGCAGTAACCAGTCCACGCACCGGCTTGAGTTATCTGGTATCGGTTCAGGCGCCGTCCGCCGATTTCAGTCGCTACGCTGATACGCTGGCGGCAATCGTCGACTCGATGAAGATCAAATAG
- the gcvPA gene encoding aminomethyl-transferring glycine dehydrogenase subunit GcvPA, translating to MTHYIPITDADRIEMMKTIGVERLEDLFEAVPAEHRFPPLQLPEPLSEPELRRELSRLERLNAQAGSHLIFLGAGAYNHFVPAAIDQILRRGEFYTAYTPYQPEVSQGTLQAIFEYQSLICALTGMDVANASHYDGGTALAEAAIMAINVVRGRRKIVVAPGVNPQYRAVMRTLLQGVDVEIVGDEDPEASLADVASLVDHTTAALMVQSPDFFGVLHDLRPLTAAAHAAGALMVAHFDPIALGLFQTPGEAGADIATAEGQPLGVGLSFGGPYLGIFTCRQQYVHKIAGRLVGVTRDLENRLAYVLTLRAREQDIRRERATSNICTNQGLMALAAAVYLSLLGRQGLRRVAELCYHRAHYAAAQIAQLPGYQVLDRGPFFKEFVVKTPRPVVEINAALRNQGIIGGYDLSGDYPHLGDAMLLCVTEMNTRADIDALVTALRSAA from the coding sequence ATGACACACTATATTCCGATTACAGACGCAGATCGTATCGAGATGATGAAGACGATCGGCGTCGAACGTCTCGAGGATCTCTTTGAGGCGGTGCCGGCGGAGCATCGTTTTCCGCCGCTCCAATTACCGGAACCGCTCTCCGAGCCGGAACTGCGTCGGGAGTTGAGTCGGTTGGAGCGGTTGAATGCACAGGCTGGCAGTCACCTGATCTTTCTTGGCGCAGGCGCATACAACCATTTCGTGCCAGCCGCGATCGATCAAATCTTGCGGCGCGGTGAGTTCTACACGGCATATACGCCCTATCAGCCAGAGGTCAGTCAGGGTACGTTACAGGCGATTTTTGAGTATCAGAGCCTGATCTGCGCACTGACCGGCATGGATGTGGCGAACGCTTCGCATTACGATGGCGGTACGGCGCTGGCAGAAGCGGCGATCATGGCGATCAACGTTGTGCGCGGACGGCGGAAGATCGTCGTTGCGCCAGGGGTGAACCCGCAGTATCGCGCGGTTATGCGCACGCTGTTGCAGGGTGTCGATGTTGAGATTGTCGGTGATGAAGATCCAGAGGCGTCGCTTGCGGATGTCGCATCGCTGGTGGATCATACCACGGCGGCGCTGATGGTGCAAAGCCCCGATTTCTTTGGCGTACTGCATGATCTGCGACCGCTGACCGCCGCAGCGCACGCAGCGGGTGCGCTGATGGTTGCGCACTTCGACCCGATTGCCCTTGGTCTGTTCCAGACGCCGGGCGAGGCGGGCGCCGATATTGCAACTGCCGAGGGGCAACCGCTGGGCGTCGGTCTGTCGTTTGGCGGACCCTACCTGGGCATCTTTACCTGCCGCCAGCAGTACGTTCACAAAATCGCCGGTCGTCTGGTGGGCGTGACCCGTGATCTCGAGAATCGCCTGGCGTATGTGCTGACATTGCGCGCGCGGGAGCAGGATATCCGACGTGAGCGTGCGACCAGCAATATCTGCACCAATCAGGGTTTGATGGCGCTGGCGGCTGCGGTGTACCTCAGCCTGCTCGGACGGCAGGGGTTGCGGCGTGTGGCGGAGTTGTGCTATCACCGGGCGCACTATGCCGCTGCGCAGATTGCGCAATTGCCAGGGTATCAGGTGCTTGATCGGGGTCCGTTCTTCAAGGAGTTCGTCGTCAAAACCCCGCGCCCGGTTGTTGAGATTAATGCGGCGTTGCGGAACCAGGGCATCATCGGCGGCTACGATCTCTCCGGCGATTACCCGCACCTCGGCGATGCGATGCTGCTCTGCGTGACCGAGATGAATACACGTGCCGATATTGATGCGCTGGTGACTGCGCTGCGGTCGGCGGCATGA
- the murI gene encoding glutamate racemase, whose protein sequence is MSDQSARPIGLFDSGIGGMTVLREVRRLLPGENLLYLADQARCPYGSRSPDELRAIAAACAAWLIARGAKLVVVACNTASAAALADLRRRFPAIPFVGMVPPVKPAASRTRSGVVGVLATPATLAGDLLHDVISRWAEGVHVIEQACPGLVEQIEEGALDSPETMALLRGYVTPLLDAGADTIVLGCTHYPLLVPQLRAIAGDDTLILDAAPAVAQRVAQIVQERGLMRNVNTLSGAITCATTGDPERFANLIHRLDLPCDRVEQAVITIDA, encoded by the coding sequence ATGTCAGATCAGAGCGCGCGACCTATTGGACTGTTCGACAGCGGTATCGGTGGAATGACTGTCCTGCGCGAGGTGCGTCGTCTCCTGCCAGGGGAAAATTTGCTCTATCTGGCAGATCAGGCGCGCTGCCCATACGGATCGCGTTCGCCCGATGAACTGCGCGCAATTGCCGCCGCGTGCGCGGCATGGCTCATCGCGCGCGGCGCAAAACTCGTGGTAGTCGCCTGCAACACTGCCAGCGCGGCGGCGCTTGCCGATCTGCGCCGTCGCTTCCCGGCGATCCCCTTTGTAGGAATGGTGCCGCCGGTGAAGCCAGCCGCATCCCGCACCCGCAGCGGCGTCGTCGGTGTCCTGGCAACGCCGGCGACCCTGGCAGGCGACCTGCTGCACGATGTAATCAGTCGTTGGGCGGAGGGGGTGCATGTCATCGAGCAGGCGTGTCCCGGTCTGGTGGAACAGATCGAGGAAGGCGCGCTCGATTCGCCGGAAACAATGGCGTTGCTCCGTGGCTATGTGACACCGCTGCTCGACGCTGGCGCCGATACCATCGTTCTCGGCTGCACCCACTATCCTCTGCTTGTGCCACAACTGCGCGCGATTGCCGGCGATGATACGCTGATCCTCGACGCTGCACCTGCGGTGGCGCAGCGTGTGGCGCAGATCGTGCAGGAGCGCGGTCTGATGCGGAATGTGAACACCCTTTCAGGCGCAATAACCTGCGCCACAACCGGCGATCCGGAGCGTTTCGCCAATCTGATCCATCGCCTCGACCTGCCGTGTGATCGCGTGGAACAGGCGGTCATCACCATTGACGCATGA
- the gcvPB gene encoding aminomethyl-transferring glycine dehydrogenase subunit GcvPB: MHNHEPPIFELSGPGKIGVNLPQIDVPQSELPADLLRADDLAGLPELTEPEVIRHYTRISQRNFAIDTTMVSLGSCTMKYNSKLHEEAARLPGFAAAHPLQGDELSQGALQLMYELQAYLGEISGFDAVSLQPAAGAQGELTGILVFRAYHRDRGDHERVEVLVPDSAHGTNPATAAMAGYRVVEVKSDARGNVDLEDLRRKLSPRTAALMLTNPNTLGLFEEHVVEVARLVHQAGGLVYGDGANFNALLGIAKPGELGFDFMHYNLHKTFTTPHGGGGPGSGAVGCTAALAPFLPAPRVRRVPHEGEPLPPTERGVSLRPAGAPALPEGAYELFAPEKTIGRVKTFHGNFGMLVRAWTYIRSIGAVGLRRVSETAVLNANYVQARLKHVYPAAVDRTCMHETVLQGKLAAAPEVRTLDIAKRLIDYGFHPPTVYFPLIVPEALMIEPTETESKRTLDAFCDALLAIAEEAARDPEILKRAPTTTPVRRLDEVRAARQPILRYDPTVFARLREEGVR, translated from the coding sequence ATGCATAACCACGAACCGCCGATCTTTGAGTTGTCAGGACCCGGTAAAATTGGCGTCAATCTGCCGCAGATCGATGTACCGCAGAGCGAACTGCCCGCCGATCTGTTGCGCGCCGACGATCTCGCCGGTTTGCCGGAGTTGACCGAGCCTGAAGTCATCCGGCATTACACGCGCATCAGTCAGCGCAATTTCGCCATTGACACGACCATGGTCAGCCTGGGGTCGTGCACGATGAAGTACAACAGCAAACTCCACGAGGAGGCTGCGCGCCTGCCCGGTTTCGCCGCTGCGCATCCGCTCCAGGGCGATGAACTGTCGCAGGGTGCGTTGCAGTTGATGTATGAACTGCAGGCGTACCTGGGTGAGATCTCCGGCTTTGATGCAGTTTCCCTGCAACCGGCAGCCGGGGCGCAGGGTGAGTTGACCGGTATTCTGGTGTTCCGTGCATACCACCGTGATCGTGGCGATCACGAGCGAGTCGAGGTACTGGTTCCCGACTCGGCGCACGGCACGAACCCGGCGACTGCGGCGATGGCAGGGTATCGCGTGGTGGAGGTGAAGAGTGATGCGCGCGGGAATGTCGATCTCGAAGACTTGCGGCGCAAACTGTCGCCGCGTACCGCTGCGCTGATGCTGACGAACCCGAATACGCTGGGGTTGTTCGAGGAGCACGTTGTCGAAGTTGCACGCCTGGTTCATCAGGCAGGCGGGCTGGTGTACGGCGATGGCGCAAACTTCAATGCTCTCCTTGGCATTGCAAAGCCGGGCGAGTTGGGGTTCGACTTCATGCACTATAACCTGCATAAAACGTTTACAACCCCGCACGGCGGCGGCGGTCCCGGATCGGGAGCAGTGGGATGCACTGCAGCGCTGGCGCCATTTCTACCAGCGCCGCGTGTGCGCCGTGTTCCGCACGAGGGTGAACCATTGCCGCCAACCGAACGTGGCGTCAGTCTACGTCCCGCCGGAGCACCGGCACTGCCAGAGGGCGCATATGAACTATTCGCACCGGAAAAGACGATCGGACGGGTGAAAACATTCCACGGCAATTTTGGCATGCTTGTGCGGGCATGGACGTACATTCGCTCGATTGGCGCCGTCGGTCTGCGCAGGGTGAGCGAGACGGCAGTGCTGAATGCGAACTATGTGCAGGCGCGCCTGAAGCATGTCTATCCGGCTGCAGTTGATCGCACCTGCATGCACGAAACGGTGCTGCAAGGGAAACTGGCAGCCGCGCCGGAGGTGCGCACGCTCGATATTGCCAAGCGCTTAATCGACTACGGGTTCCATCCGCCGACGGTCTATTTCCCGCTGATCGTGCCTGAAGCGTTGATGATCGAACCAACCGAAACGGAGTCGAAGCGCACACTGGACGCATTCTGTGATGCGCTGCTGGCGATTGCTGAGGAAGCGGCGCGCGACCCGGAGATTCTGAAGCGCGCTCCGACTACAACGCCGGTGCGTCGGCTCGATGAGGTGCGTGCCGCACGCCAGCCGATCCTGCGCTATGATCCGACCGTGTTTGCGCGGTTACGGGAGGAAGGCGTCCGATAG
- a CDS encoding phosphotransferase family protein has protein sequence MDLRPELIEAAVGARIRELVSMGGDRWMLALADGQRSVVQRFSSTDALTTAEVALSQLRSEIDLPIPQIRRLDVADASSEAPLALFIGIDGEPLARKLPQIPDESLYQIGMRLGQVVYRIHRVAGGRYGALTGDDPCAADEERAYIQARLDHDLAQAIALEALSEEEAAEVRRVLQQFLPPGRQAALLNGGLSPETLLVAHRDGRWTLGGVLGWEHALGWCPAWEHVTFLDACEGERCFSLRVGYGNGYDSETQRAYEQVREPALRPYRLLLALRRTVEHARRGAHDDARRNRTILLRLVRS, from the coding sequence ATGGACCTGCGACCCGAACTGATCGAGGCGGCGGTGGGCGCTCGCATTCGTGAACTGGTCTCCATGGGGGGTGATCGCTGGATGCTGGCGCTCGCGGATGGTCAGCGGAGCGTGGTGCAACGATTTTCCAGCACCGATGCGCTGACAACTGCTGAGGTAGCGTTGAGCCAGTTGCGCAGCGAGATCGATCTGCCGATCCCGCAGATCCGGCGCCTGGATGTCGCCGATGCGTCGTCAGAGGCGCCCCTGGCGCTCTTCATTGGGATCGACGGCGAGCCGCTGGCACGGAAGTTGCCGCAGATTCCCGACGAGTCGCTCTATCAGATCGGGATGCGGTTAGGGCAGGTTGTCTATCGCATTCATCGCGTTGCGGGCGGACGTTATGGTGCGTTGACCGGCGATGACCCGTGCGCCGCCGACGAGGAACGCGCGTATATTCAGGCGCGCCTCGATCACGATCTTGCTCAGGCGATTGCGCTGGAAGCGTTGAGTGAAGAAGAAGCCGCCGAAGTGCGCAGGGTGTTGCAGCAGTTTCTGCCGCCTGGTCGTCAGGCGGCGCTGTTGAACGGCGGATTGTCGCCGGAGACGCTGCTGGTGGCGCACCGCGATGGGCGCTGGACGCTCGGCGGGGTGTTGGGGTGGGAACACGCCCTTGGCTGGTGCCCGGCATGGGAGCATGTCACCTTTCTGGATGCCTGCGAAGGAGAACGCTGCTTCAGTCTGCGCGTCGGGTACGGCAACGGATACGATAGCGAAACGCAACGCGCCTACGAACAGGTGCGTGAACCGGCGCTGCGTCCATATCGGTTACTCCTGGCGCTGCGGCGAACTGTCGAACATGCCCGGCGCGGCGCCCATGACGACGCTCGCCGAAACAGAACTATTCTGCTGAGACTTGTGCGTTCTTGA
- a CDS encoding response regulator: protein MEHKSATIMIVDDDTAISSLISHQLRSLGYRTVCLQDGLQALQRLAVVQPDLVLLDVMMPHMSGWDVCRQIRTCSGTPIILLTAKDADADVMTGLSAGADDYIVKPYRIAQLHARIEAALRRSAQRSRSRSTTHTAAEVVGTPSPAPAATPAQTSPTASTVVTAPQQPPRPRLSATLREERRRRGVSLYQAEQVCRVRWDYLQAIEQEQWEYVPRAHRQAAIRAYAAYLGVPLRHPRPSRIPLASVVAPAVAVMVMLVVAVIYFL from the coding sequence ATGGAGCACAAAAGCGCCACGATCATGATCGTCGATGACGATACGGCGATCAGCAGTCTGATCAGCCACCAGCTTCGCAGCCTTGGATACCGCACCGTGTGTCTGCAGGACGGTCTTCAGGCGCTCCAGCGCCTTGCCGTTGTTCAGCCCGATCTGGTGCTGCTCGACGTTATGATGCCGCATATGAGCGGCTGGGATGTCTGCCGCCAGATCCGCACGTGTTCTGGTACGCCGATTATTCTTCTGACAGCCAAGGATGCCGACGCCGACGTGATGACCGGTTTAAGTGCAGGGGCGGACGACTATATTGTCAAACCGTACCGGATTGCGCAGTTGCATGCGCGTATCGAGGCGGCGCTACGAAGGTCGGCGCAACGTTCACGATCACGTTCCACCACGCACACCGCAGCGGAAGTCGTCGGCACACCCTCGCCTGCACCGGCGGCAACGCCAGCGCAGACATCTCCGACTGCTTCGACTGTGGTGACGGCGCCACAGCAGCCGCCACGTCCCCGGCTTAGCGCAACCCTGCGCGAGGAGCGCCGCCGACGAGGGGTATCGCTCTACCAGGCGGAACAGGTCTGTCGCGTGCGATGGGATTATCTCCAGGCGATTGAACAGGAACAATGGGAGTATGTGCCACGCGCACATCGACAGGCGGCGATACGAGCGTATGCCGCATATCTGGGCGTTCCCCTGCGTCATCCCCGCCCTTCCCGCATACCGCTCGCGTCGGTGGTGGCGCCGGCGGTCGCCGTCATGGTCATGCTGGTAGTTGCGGTCATCTACTTCCTCTGA
- the gcvT gene encoding glycine cleavage system aminomethyltransferase GcvT, translating into MSEAVGLRRTPLYERHLALGARMVAFGGWEMPVQYSGIIEEHRAVREAAGLFDISHMGEVEVRGPDALPFLQYLVTYDVAAIPPGRANYALMCRPDGGIIDDTFIYNLGDYYLIVVNAANTAKDVAWMHECAKGFNVTVSDVSDQTGMLALQGPLAEALLAQVADADLAALPFHGVMQGRVVHTPAIVARTGYTGEDGFEIFVAAGDVTRVWDELLDAGRTIGLKPCGLGARDSLRFEACLALYGHEITEETNPYEARLGWVVKLDKGDFIGREALQRIKQEGVARRLTGFEMAGRGIARSEYEIRDLEGAPIGRVTSGMPSPTLGKNLGMGYVPVAFSTEGSEFDVVVRDRPVRARAVKMPFYRPRYKKG; encoded by the coding sequence ATGAGTGAGGCGGTTGGGTTGCGTCGCACGCCACTGTACGAGCGTCATCTGGCGCTGGGTGCGCGGATGGTGGCGTTTGGCGGTTGGGAGATGCCGGTTCAGTACAGCGGGATCATCGAGGAACATCGCGCAGTGCGCGAAGCAGCCGGTCTGTTCGATATCAGCCATATGGGTGAGGTGGAAGTGCGTGGACCAGATGCGCTGCCGTTCCTTCAGTATCTGGTGACGTATGATGTTGCCGCGATCCCGCCTGGTCGGGCGAATTATGCGCTGATGTGTCGCCCCGACGGTGGGATTATCGATGATACGTTCATCTACAATCTCGGTGATTATTACCTGATCGTCGTCAATGCCGCGAACACCGCAAAAGATGTCGCGTGGATGCACGAATGCGCAAAAGGCTTCAACGTTACAGTGTCCGATGTTTCAGACCAGACCGGCATGCTGGCGCTCCAGGGTCCGCTGGCTGAGGCGCTGCTGGCGCAGGTCGCCGACGCAGATCTGGCGGCGTTGCCATTTCACGGTGTTATGCAGGGGCGCGTCGTGCACACGCCAGCGATTGTGGCACGCACCGGTTATACCGGCGAAGATGGGTTTGAAATCTTCGTCGCCGCCGGAGATGTCACGCGGGTGTGGGACGAACTGCTCGATGCCGGGCGCACTATCGGGTTGAAGCCATGTGGTTTGGGGGCGCGCGATAGTCTGCGCTTCGAGGCATGTCTGGCGCTCTATGGTCATGAGATCACGGAAGAGACCAATCCATACGAAGCACGGCTCGGATGGGTGGTGAAACTCGACAAAGGCGATTTTATCGGGCGTGAGGCGTTGCAGCGCATCAAGCAGGAAGGAGTCGCGCGGCGTCTCACCGGCTTTGAGATGGCAGGGCGCGGCATTGCCCGCAGTGAATATGAAATCCGTGATCTCGAAGGCGCTCCGATTGGCAGGGTGACGAGCGGTATGCCCTCACCGACGCTGGGAAAAAATCTTGGCATGGGGTATGTGCCGGTCGCGTTCTCGACCGAAGGGAGCGAGTTTGATGTCGTGGTGCGCGACCGACCGGTGCGCGCCCGTGCGGTCAAAATGCCGTTCTACCGTCCACGCTACAAGAAGGGCTGA
- the gcvH gene encoding glycine cleavage system protein GcvH — MAFKTPAELQYSKTHEWIRIEGDEATVGITDYAQDALGDVVYVDLPQVGARFEADGVFGAVESVKAASDLYLPVAGEIIAVNEALVNNPELINKDPYGEGWIVKIRVAPGIGALMSADAYAAYVDTIKH, encoded by the coding sequence ATGGCTTTCAAGACGCCAGCCGAACTGCAGTACAGCAAGACGCATGAATGGATCCGGATCGAAGGAGATGAGGCGACGGTCGGGATTACGGATTATGCGCAGGATGCCCTCGGTGACGTGGTGTATGTCGATCTGCCGCAAGTCGGTGCGCGTTTCGAGGCGGATGGCGTATTCGGCGCTGTCGAATCGGTCAAAGCGGCCTCCGATCTGTATCTGCCGGTTGCCGGTGAGATTATTGCCGTGAATGAGGCGCTGGTGAACAATCCTGAGTTGATCAACAAAGACCCATACGGTGAGGGGTGGATCGTGAAGATCAGGGTTGCTCCCGGCATCGGTGCGTTGATGAGCGCAGATGCGTATGCAGCGTATGTGGATACGATCAAGCATTGA